TGGTTTAGCGCTCTTTACAGCGATCCAGAAGGCTGAGAGTAAACACGGTGTTAAAGAAAAGAGTCTCTTAACACCTATTTTAACCTCTATGTTTACAATAATGCTACTTGAGCTTGGGGATAAGACTCAGCTCACCACAATTCTTCTCTCGGCGAGGTTTGGTGATGCACTCTCTGTGATTATAGGAGTTCTTGCAGCCCTTATGCTCATATTAGGTCTAACCGTTAGCGTTGGTAAGAAGATCGTTGAGCGTCTCCCTATCCGTACACTTAAGTGGTTAACCACCTTAGCCTCCGCTCTTGGAGGGGTGATTCTTCTCTTCGAAGGAATTACTGGCTTAGAGTTAGCACTGCTTCGGAACTTCTGAAGCCTCTAAGTAGATTTTTCTGATCCTCCTGGCGATATTATCTGTAATAACATCTTTGTCTGTTGTGAAAGCGATAATATTCCCCTTTATCTCCATAACGACGAAATCCAGCCGCTCGTGGTGGAAGACTACTCGAAGATTTTCGCCAAAGTATCTGCTGAACGACTTCGCAACACTCCAAACCGTCCTAGACATAGTCGCGCCTATAGCCTCGAGAACGTGAATAGGCATAAGCTCACGCCCTTTCACATCCTCCCTAACCTTCGAATCAATGACCTTACCCGATTTGCTCATTATCGCTACGAACCTTATCCCCTTATCCAGATTCAGTATTTCGTCGCAAAGATTCATTGCTTACCCATAACAACTCTGCAACATATCATATTTAAAGTTAACAGGCTACTACCATGCTGTTAATATAGTAGCTCAACGTGGGGAGAGCAGCGTTTAGCAACGCTAGGAGGGAAAAGGATACGAGCTATAAGAAAGGACACGGCTACAGAAGCTACGGAAGCCGAACACCAACTGGTCCAAAGCCTGTAACGGTAGGCGAAGAATACGACGTAAGCATATCAGACATAAGTAGGCGTGGAGACGGCATCGCTAAGATCGAAGGCTTCATAATATTCGTACCCGGAGCAAAGACTGGTCAGAAGCTGAGAATAAAGGTCATCGAAGTAGCGAACAGATTCGCAAAGGCTCAGATAGTTGAAGGCGTGTCGGAAAAGGGTACTGAATAGGAAATATAGGCGGATAGAGTCTCACTTTTTAGGAATCGGGCTTGGTTGATCCAAGCCTTCACCCATTTTTGTTAAGAGGAGAAGAAGAGGTGCTGAGAGAGAAGGAGGACCCAGGTGTTTTCTCCCTCAGCACACAGTCGGCATATCTCACACTGGCGCCTTATATTTGCCTTAGTTTGTTCACTTGATCGTACAGATTATTGATCTTTGCGTTTTCTGTCACCGTGATGAGCTTTGTGAATCAAAGACTACATAACTCAGAACCCTTATAGGGTTGTGAATTTGTAGCCGTAGTAGATCTGCCCAGCTTCACCTTCTTCCCTTATCTTGCGAAAGACCATCTTTACTCTACTTCCTGTTCTAAGTGCCTCAGGAGGTGTATCTACGATCTGCCCTAGAACCTTAACACCATTCTCTAACCGGATTATACCAAGCACCAGCGGCTGCTGCCCCTCAAAGCCAGCCATAACTTCCCTCAGTATGGTGTATGTTACCACTTGACCGGTATTCGGCATCTCAACATCCACCAACGATTCTGAACCACATCTTCTGCAGATGTAGATTGGAGGATAGTACTCTGAGCCACAGCTACTGCACCTATTACCCACAAGTCTATAGTATCTGTCACGCCTCCGCCAGTATGAGATGGCCACGTAATTCACCTCCTAGCCAATACGGTGACGACACTTGTGGTGTCGACACCACCTATATTCTGCGCCACACCCACTCTGCACCCATCTACTTGATTTAACCCCCCTCTGCCTTTAAGCTGAAGCCAGAGCTCAGCGATCTGGTATAGCCCAGTCGCTCCAACAGGGTGCCCCCTTCCCTTGAGCCCGCCGAATGTTAGTGCTGGATACCTTCCTTTGATTGAGTAGAGCCCAGCCGCTGCGTCCTTAGCTCCCTGACCCGGTTTAGAGAAACCCATCGCTTCAACGCTTAAGGCTGCTGTAACTGAAAAAGCATCGTGGATTTCGAGTACATCTACATCCTCTACGCCTATCCCAGCTTCTGAAAACGCTTTGCTTGTAGCTTCTTTTGTTGCAGAGAATGTGAGCATATCCTCTCTTTCGTAGACGCTAAAAATATCCGTAGAGATCTTTGACGAGAGTACTTCCACCACATCTCCCTCTTCGTCTAGCAGTCCATCCGACGTTAATAGAACAGCCGCAGCCCCATCACCTATAGGTGCGCAGTCAAGCAGCCTAAGCGGATCTGAGACTAAGGGTGATCTAGAGACATCTTCGACGCTTATCGCCTTTCTAAACTGAGCGTGCTCTGCTGTTGCGGCGTTTCGATGCGCTATCACTGGAAATGCTGATAGTTCATCTCTTGTCACATTATAGGTTTCTTGGTAGAGTCTAGCTAGCATAGCGTTTAGCGATAAGAATGACGCTCCGATGAACTGCGTGTATTCTGCCGACTCAGCCATGGTTAGCGCTAGAGAGGCCTCTGGCATATCTAGGTCACGCATCTTCTCAACACCAACTATAAGGGCTGTAGTAGCCTCTCCGGATCGAACCATACAATAGCCTACGTTAAACGCCACTCCTCCGGATGCGCAGGCTGCTTCGACTTTGAATGCTGGTGTCCCTGTTAGGTTTAGTGCGCTTGCTAATAATGCTCCTAGATGCTCTTGCCTCGATGATTGACTAGAAAACATGTTCCCAACTATTATTACGTCGGGTTTGATGTTCGGGTACAGTTTGAGGGCTTTTCTTGAAGCCTCAACCGCCAAGTCTAGTATCGATTTATCCCAGTGGTCGCCTACCTTTGTGTATCCTACTGAGGCTACAATTACTCTACCCATTTCACTCTCTCCTTTAAATTAAGATCTTTCCTCTGAACTTGCTGTATGTAGCGTAATCTAAATCAACTGCACTCTTTAGCAAATCCTTGACTCTGTTTTGCCCCTTACCAACCTTATCGACGATACCATCCAACACCCTTATGCTGAGAGCATCGCTACCAGCGCCTGAGCCGAAGGAGCAGACTAAAAGTAGATCGTTAGGCTCAGCTTCTTCAAGAATGAGCGCGAGCCCAACTAGCGAATTCGCGGCATAAGGGTTACCCATATAGGGGTTAAGTAGCCCCGGCTTAATCTGCTCAAAGCTGAATCCAAGCCTTAGCGCAACTTCAACTGGGAACCTAGGGTTAGGCTGGTGAAAGACAGCATATCTGAAGTCAGAGGGTTTATACCCGAATTCATCAAACAGGTGCTTTACTGCGCTTTGGATGTGGTGAAAGTAAGCAGGTTCTCCAGTGAACCTTGATAGGTGCCTTGGATACCGTTGCCCGGCTCTTCTCCAGAAGTCTGTGGTGTCTGAAACGTAGGATGAGGCGCCTTCTACAACAGCGATAGATTTACTGTCTCTTTTAGATAGGACGTAGGCTGCTGCTGCGCTCGCTGCCGTAAACTCGAGGTCATCTCCTGGTCTGCCTTGTGCAGTATCGACACCTATGGCGAGTCCGCTCTTGATCATCCCGGAACCTATTAGCGCTATGATGAGTTGAAGAGCTTCTGTACCAGCTTTGCAGGCGAATTCTAGGTCTGAGGCCAGGACTTTATGCTGGGCTAGGGCTTGGGCTACTATTGTGCTTGTGGGTTTAACCGCATAGGGCTTGGTCTCGGTGCCCACGAAGACCGCGCCTAGTTCTTCTACTTCAGCCATCTTCACAGCCTTCCTAGCTGCTTCCACCGCCATCGTCGCTGAATCTTCGTCTATCGCAGCCACCGCTTTCTTTATTGGGGGTGCCTCTTCTCCTCCCCTCCAAATCCTTGAAACCTCTTCGCTTGGCAGCCTATAACGTGGTATGTATACTCCGTAGCCGGCTATTGCTACATCTTTAGGCGTCTTCATAACTGAAGGTGAAGCCTTCAGCTAGGGGTATTAAACTGTTGCCTAAACCTCCATTGTTGTTTGATTATTCGTCAAGTGTTGAACATCGTTGGTTAGAGGGCTTTGAGCTGTTTAACTACTGGTGGTCTAGCCTTCTTCAGAACTCTGTAGCCGCATATGCATTTGATCTCCGGTAGAGAGGCGAGCTCTTCAGCTGTCACTTTAGTCCCGCATCTGACGCATTCATAGACAACTCCGCCGAATTGAGATTTGGTCTGCTCCATAGGTTTTAGGTGCTGCGTAAGGATATATGAAGGTTTCCTTAGCCCTTTACGTCGAATACTTATATCCATAAAGAGTTCTCCTAAATTTAGCTTGGCTAGCCTCTCTGTAATACTTCCCACCTATAATGAGCGTGAGAATCTGCCTGAGCTTATAGCGCAGATCAGACGCTTACCGATAGAGGTAGAGTGTATCATAGTTGATGATAGCAGCCCAGACGGCACAGGCGAGCTCGCCGATCGATTGGCCTCAACAGACCCGCTGATTAAAGTTATTCATAGACCTAGGAAGGCTGGCCTCGCTTCAGCGGTATACGCTGGTCTCTCAGAGGCTTCAGCACCATATGTTGCTGTTATGGATGCTGACCTCCAGCACCCTCCACATCTTCTGACGCAGATGCTTCGAGCGCTTGAGGAGGGGTATGATGTGGTGGTGGCGAGTAGGTATGTGCGCGGGGGCGGGGTTGCAAGCTGGTCTCTGCTTAGGCACATTATTTCAAGGGTTGCAACCCTCTTAGCACATCTAGCCATACCTAGATCGAGGGTTGTGAAAGACCCTATGTCGGGTTATTTCGCGCTAAAGCGTGAGATCTTAGAGAGCGTTAAGATCGACTCGTCCATAGGCTATAAGCTCCTGCTTACGATTCTGGTTAAGGGTAGGTATTCTAAGATTAAGGAGGTGCCTATGGTCTTTAGGCGTAGGTTTAGGGGCGAAAGTAAGCTTAGTGAGAAGGAGATCTTAGCCTATTTGAAGCTGCTGCTGAACCTACTTAGGCAGCGCTGACTTCACGCTGGATGCTATCTGCTCCAACTCAGCCTCAGACACAGCCGGATGTACAGGTAGCGATACCACCTCGGCTGCTGCTTGCTCGGTTTTAGGCAGCTTCACGTCGCCAAAAAGATCTCGGTAGTAGGGGTATAGGTGTATAGGTGTCTCGTAGTATACTGTGGCACCAACACCATGGTTGCGTAAATACTGTAGGACCCTATTTCTGCTCTTAACCCTTATCGTGTAAAGATACCAGTTGGATGCTCTTCCTTCACGCTCTGAAGGAAGCACAGCATCAACACCATCAAGCATCTTACTCAACGCATACGCGTTCCGCCTCCTCTTCTCAAGGAAGTAGTTGAGCTTCTTGAGCTGGGCAGATAAGATGGCTGCGGAGACCTCACTCATCCTTAGATTTAACCCCATCCTCGTAACCAAACCTTCGGCGCTCAAACCGTGGTTCCTTATCATCCTAAGCTTCTCAGCCAGCTCATCGCTGTTGGTTACTACAGCCCCGCCTTCACCGCAGGTTATAACTTTGGAGGGGTAGAAGCTGAAGCACCCTATGTCACCAAGCGTGCCAGTCTGCTTAGAGCGGTAGGTGGCGCCGAGTGACTGAGCCGCATCTTCCACGACGAAGAGGCTGTGTTCTCTCGCTACTTCAAGCACCCTATCCATGTCTGCTGGGTAGCCGTAGAGGTGGACGGGTATGATCGCCTTACATCTATGGGTTATCTTACGCCTCAGATCCTCCGGATCTATGCAGTAATCTTCAAGACTTATGTCTACGAAGACTGGTTTAGCACCAACCGCTAGAGCCGCGTTTGCGGTGGCTACGAATGTGAAGGATGGCAGAAGGACTTCATCACCATCCCCGACACCAAGCGCTAGGAGAGCAGAGTGTAGGGCTGCGGTACCGGAGTTCACAAGCACAACGTGCTTTACTTGAAGGTATTCCGCTAAAGCCTTCTCAGCAGATGCCACATTCCTACCACCTAGGTAGGTCGGGTTTGTCAGCTCGCCGCTTCTTAAGGTGTTTAGCACAGCCTCCTCCTCTTCTTTACCCAGTATAGGTCGGTTTATCGGTATCATCTACTCTGCTCCTCTGTAAAGACCTCTAGCAGCTCCTGCTTCTGCTCAAAATGCTTCCTTATGGGCTCGATTATCTTATTTAAGGCGGTTGCTACTGAAAGCTTTAGGTCGGCGGGGTGGAGCTCGCCTTTAATGTAGGCTGCTTCGAGTTCGCCGTAGCTGCTGAAGGTCACCTTGCCCCCATACTTTGCTGGTCTATCAACCTCGAACACATCAGATTCGTGGAATATTATGTATCTTGCTATGTCGAGCACAGGGTTCTGAGAGGCAACCTTGGGCGGGCACCAAGCCTTCATCAACTTCTCCCTAATCTGCTCTTCGCTATCGTGGATGAAGATCGCTGTCCAAGGCTTAGACTTGCTCATCTTGGTCTCAGGTCCAGATAGGCTGCATAGTAGTGTATGGTGCACAGCCACAGGCTTCTTCCAACCAAGCTTAGGAAAGACCTCTCTGGCGAGCATATGAACCTTACGCTGATCCATACCCGCGTGCACAAGATCAAGATCCATCGCTTTGATGTCCACAGCCTGCATAGGCGGATAGAGGTACTGCCCAAAATCGAGTTTCTCCTTCTGTGTTCTACCCATTATGGTCAAGCACCTTATGTTCCTAGCTAAAGTTATCTGTTTGCAGAAGCGGACGTAGTTCTCCCAGTAGTCTGGGGTGTTCTTGTAGAGGTCTGTGCCCAAGAGCGTCTCTACACCCGGGCAGAAGAATCTGAACGCCTCATCATAGTATCTTGCCGCTGCGCGTATCTTACCCCAATCTCCACTAAACTTGTTGTTAAGGTAGCTGTGCCAATCCGCCAAAAAGACGAGGCATCTTAAACCAGCCTTCAGAAAGTCTCTGATCTTGTAACCAACCACAACCAAGCTGCCTAGGTGCAGAGGCCCAGATATCTCCAGACCTATGTAGTGCTTAGGGTGCTCTACTGTCTGAAGGAGGTGCTTGAGCTCACTCTTAGTTACGACTTCTTGTGTCGGCTCCTTTAACACTAGGTTGATGCGCTCCTCTAGGTCCAAGCGTAGATCACTCTTAGATCCACTCATTTAAAAATTCCTCGCCACCTCCCGTAGTAAATATATGAGTGAGAGGTGTCACATACTAGATCTATGCGAAGACTTTTAAGATAGAAGGAGGGTGTTGACAGTTAAGTTGACTAAACTAGTGAAGGAAGATTTTGGGGTAGCAGTCAGCGAAATTGTTGAAGAAGTTGTTTATAAAATCTTGCAGAATAGGGTTGAGCCTCGGCTGGTTAGCATAGAGAATAGGCTTGTAGCGATAGAAACTAGGCTAGATGTGGCTGATAGGCTCGCGAAGCTTGAAGCAGAAGTAGCTATGTTAAAGCCGCTAACCAACGAACCTCCCAGAGCGATCTATAATTTGTTGAGCGCTCTTTTGCTGATTTAGCCTATCTCCTCATACTTACCCTCTAAAATACGCTTTATGAAAGAAAGAATGCGATATATTTATGAGAAGCAAATGCGTATCATTTTGTGAGAGAGACTTGAAGATATCTAAGTTTCAGACGACAAAAAATGTCGGTAGAGAGATGGTTGAGAAGGCTGGGGTTGATGTGGATCTTCTCATAACAAAGCTGAAGCGTGCTGCTGCAGCGGAATTCACAACCTACTACTATTACACCATACTAAGAATGCACTGCTCAGGCCTAGAGGGCGAGGGGATAAAAGAGGTGGTTGAGGACGCTAGATTAGAGGACCGCCTACACTTCGAAACCCTCGTGCCTAGAATCTACGAGCTTGGCGGAGAACTCTACAGAGACCTGAAGGAGCTGCATGATGATGCTGCTTGCGCCGCGGCATACCTACCCAGCGACCCCTCTGACCTAACAGAGATACTCAAAGTTTTGCTTGAAGCGGAGAGGTGTGCGGTCAGAGTTTACACTGAGATATGTGACATGACTTTCGGTAAAGATCATCGAACCTACGACATATCTCTAGCCATACTGCACGAGGAGATCGAGCACGAAGCTTGGTTCCAAGAGATATTAGAGGGGCGCCCCTCAGGCCACTTCAGAAGAAGGAAGCCCGGCGAAGGCCCATATACACAGAAGTTCAGGCACATAGAGTAAGATCTTAAACCCCTCCCCCTCCTCTTTTTTCTGGCTATGTGCCCTTGGTTCATTGTTGCTAAGGTTAGCGAGATCAAACTTAACTCGATGAAAGAATTTGAGGTGGTAGGATGCAGGATACTTTTAGTGAACGCTTTAGGCAAATTATACGCTATCGAGGCGAGCTGCCCACACAGGGGATACGCTCTTAAATTCGGCTCCCTATCAGGCAAGGTTCTCCGCTGCGGATTCCACTACGCTGAGTTCGACGTGGAAGACGGTAGAGTGTTAAGAGAGCCGGTTGACGGTAAAGGTACCAGAGGCTTGAAGAGTTACCCTGTGAAGGTCGAGAGTGAAAACATCTTGGTTCTGTTAGAGGAGCAGAAGTAGTAGCCCAAGTGCTATGGTGTAGAAGCCGAATATGTGGAAGAAGCCTTTCATCAGCAGCCTGCGTAAGATGCTGAGCGAAAGATAACCCACAAGCGCAGCAGTAGCCCCGCCTAATAGAAGTGGCTGAGTGAGCGCAGCATCAAAACCACTCTTGGTTAGAGTGAGTAGGAAAGCGCCTAAGACAGCTGGTATGGATAGTAGGAAGGAGAATCTGAACGCTTCTTCACGCTTCACACCAGCCAAGAGCGCTACACTTATCGTCAACCCGCTTCTCGAGAAACCCGGGAGTAGGGCTAATGCTTGCGCCAAACCTATGATTAGGGCTTTCTTCGCTGAAACCGCTGTTGAGCGATCTCTTCTGAGCTTGGATGAGGCGACGAATAAACCCGATGCTATGAAGCAGAGCCCCAGCACCCTAAGATCACATAGAGCCAGGTAGTAGTCGTAAAACAAAAAACCTACGACTGCGACTGGCACAGACCCTAGCAGTATAAGCGGTATGAGCCTCCCCTGCTCTGATCTGAAGTCGAGTTTTAGAGCTGCTGAAGCCATCTGCAGTAGGTCGCTCTTAAAGTAGGTGAGTATGACTAGTATGGTTGCTGTGTGCAGAGCAACATCGAATAGCAGAGGCTCCTCAAGCCCAAGTAGAATCTGCGCAGCTGTTAGGTGTCCCGAGCTTGAAATCGGCAGCCACTCCGCTACTCCTTGCGTGAAGCCTAGAAGCAGTGCCTCTAACGCATCCATTTTGGCTGTTTTAACTCTCCATGTAGCCTTTGGCTAGGTAGTGGTATAGTAGTACAACAAACCCTAATGTGATAGTAACGATAGGAACGACAGCTATCAATAGGGTTGGGGTGTCTATCACTACTAACCTATTTACAAACAGGTTTGCCTCTAAACCAGGCTCACCCTGTATTATCAGATATGGGAGTCTACCCCAGTTCTGAGTGATTTCACCAAAGTATAGTGAGAGAATGGCGAGAGGCGCTAATGTGTAGGCTAACCCTACTCGGGTTGGGTTAGAGTAATAGATAAGTCCAGCAGCAAGTAAGTAGATGCCGATCAACACCATACCCAAAAACGTGTGTGAAACGTTAGTCGGAGCGCTAAGCCCGCCGATCAACCCTGTGTTAACTGCATAAAACAGAAGCTGAGAATGGTTACTTAAGCTTGACCAATACCAGAAACCTAATACCCCTTGTGGTATTATTAGGAGCGAGCCGACTAAAGCGGTCTTAGCAGCCCAACCTCTAAGGTACTCACTTCGCCTAGAAGCCCAAGCGAACCCGGTAGCGGCAGCCAAGAAGCCTATTGAGAGTGCGCCGACCCAAGTGTGTAGTAATAGTGGGGTGTAGAGTGGGTTCGTTAGGGCTGCGGCGACATCCCCCTCTAGGGGAGATAGGTTGATGAGGCCGACTGGGTTGTTCATGTATGCGAAGATGTATCTGAAGCCAGCTGGTATAAGTAGCCCTGAGATAGCCATAATCAGCCCTAAGATGATATGTGTGTTGAATCCCACTCTACCCCAAGTATACCAGTATGCAGCGATGGAAGTGAGTCTAATAATTATGCCTATTACACTTATCAGCAGAGCGAAGAATAGCACTTGCACCACCACGTTAACGAAGCCAGTCCAGAGACCAAATAGGATTACAGTTATGAGTGTGCCATAGACGCCAGAAACCACCTCGTTGGCTGCGACGAACTTAAGAGAGAGCTTTGATACCTCCTCTGCTTTCTGATTGCTACGAGACCTCCACCTTGCAGCGACACTAAGGAATCCTAACCCTATGTTTATGTTCACGAACGTTAGGTGCACCAGCAACACGAACCCAAGGACAAGTAGTGCTGCGAGGGTATCCAACTTACCTCCCTCCTATTTTAAAGCCTCTAACCAAGACGAGGTAGAGAGTCAAACACAAGAGGATGAAGCCGACGATCAAACCGCCTATTACGGTAGCGGCAACCGAAGGTGAGCCGCCTAGCGGTGTAATGATTTCATTAGGATATACAAGTCCGTAAACGGTCCACGGCTTCCTTCCGATCTCTCTTACCGCCCAGCCCAAGCCGGCCATAAGCGGGGTAAATACACCCATTACTAGGGCAATATAAGGTAGGAGCCTTAGCCTCCTCTGCCAGAAGCCTCTGAAGACGAAGGTCGATAGTATCGCAAGTGAGATAAGTAGGCTTAAGGCGGCTACACCAACCTTGACCATATACAGCGGGTAAACTAACCCGATCAAGTTAGAAGCCTTTAGAGTATCGGATACAGCGATTTCAGAAACAGGAACACCGCCTATAGCGAGGCTAGGGTTAGGATGGTTCCTAGCAGCCTCGATCAGTTTATCGAAGCCATCGAAGATGTGGTTTGGGTCGCCGAACAAGGTAAGCCCTACTAAAGGATCGGGCTTTGAAACATCTAATCCAGCGATAAGAGCGAATTTCGTTGGCTGATATTCGTATACAACGGCGCCCATCCAATGTGCTGTAGCGCCTTGTGCTAAGATTAAGACCGCACCTATTGCTGAAAGCGTTTTAACCGCCTTGAGATAATAGTCCCCTTCAGCTCTCCTTCTGAGTATGAGTATGGCGAATCCGGAAGCAGCCCAGAAGACGCCTACTGAAGCTGATGCCAGAAGCTGGTGTAGAATGCTTTGAGTCGAATAGGGGCTCTTTAAAGCTATCCAAGGATCATAAAGCAGCGCACCGAACTTCTCTGTTAACGTGTTTAAGATTTCAGGATTTACTAGCGCAACACCGCCTCCGGCTGAGCTGCTCGCTGAGACAAGCGCGTTTTTTACGGTCAAGAGAAAATCAACATTGACAACCAGAGGTCCATAGCTAGGCGCCCAAGGATAGATCTGTTTAACGATCTCGCCGACTCCCCAAGGAGCCTGCATCCAAGAGTTGACTGAAGTTATCAGTGCC
Above is a window of Nitrososphaerota archaeon DNA encoding:
- a CDS encoding TMEM165/GDT1 family protein translates to MESLLVALALTALSELGDKTQFASLALTTHFKRPTVVLIGCFLGLLIVDGFSAYLGEVLYYLLDRRFIRFVSAALFLGLALFTAIQKAESKHGVKEKSLLTPILTSMFTIMLLELGDKTQLTTILLSARFGDALSVIIGVLAALMLILGLTVSVGKKIVERLPIRTLKWLTTLASALGGVILLFEGITGLELALLRNF
- a CDS encoding roadblock/LC7 domain-containing protein yields the protein MNLCDEILNLDKGIRFVAIMSKSGKVIDSKVREDVKGRELMPIHVLEAIGATMSRTVWSVAKSFSRYFGENLRVVFHHERLDFVVMEIKGNIIAFTTDKDVITDNIARRIRKIYLEASEVPKQC
- a CDS encoding TRAM domain-containing protein yields the protein MGRAAFSNARREKDTSYKKGHGYRSYGSRTPTGPKPVTVGEEYDVSISDISRRGDGIAKIEGFIIFVPGAKTGQKLRIKVIEVANRFAKAQIVEGVSEKGTE
- a CDS encoding Zn-ribbon domain-containing OB-fold protein, with protein sequence MNYVAISYWRRRDRYYRLVGNRCSSCGSEYYPPIYICRRCGSESLVDVEMPNTGQVVTYTILREVMAGFEGQQPLVLGIIRLENGVKVLGQIVDTPPEALRTGSRVKMVFRKIREEGEAGQIYYGYKFTTL
- a CDS encoding thiolase domain-containing protein (Catalyzes the synthesis of acetoacetyl coenzyme A from two molecules of acetyl coenzyme A. It can also act as a thiolase, catalyzing the reverse reaction and generating two-carbon units from the four-carbon product of fatty acid oxidation) — encoded protein: MGRVIVASVGYTKVGDHWDKSILDLAVEASRKALKLYPNIKPDVIIVGNMFSSQSSRQEHLGALLASALNLTGTPAFKVEAACASGGVAFNVGYCMVRSGEATTALIVGVEKMRDLDMPEASLALTMAESAEYTQFIGASFLSLNAMLARLYQETYNVTRDELSAFPVIAHRNAATAEHAQFRKAISVEDVSRSPLVSDPLRLLDCAPIGDGAAAVLLTSDGLLDEEGDVVEVLSSKISTDIFSVYEREDMLTFSATKEATSKAFSEAGIGVEDVDVLEIHDAFSVTAALSVEAMGFSKPGQGAKDAAAGLYSIKGRYPALTFGGLKGRGHPVGATGLYQIAELWLQLKGRGGLNQVDGCRVGVAQNIGGVDTTSVVTVLARR
- a CDS encoding hydroxymethylglutaryl-CoA synthase yields the protein MKTPKDVAIAGYGVYIPRYRLPSEEVSRIWRGGEEAPPIKKAVAAIDEDSATMAVEAARKAVKMAEVEELGAVFVGTETKPYAVKPTSTIVAQALAQHKVLASDLEFACKAGTEALQLIIALIGSGMIKSGLAIGVDTAQGRPGDDLEFTAASAAAAYVLSKRDSKSIAVVEGASSYVSDTTDFWRRAGQRYPRHLSRFTGEPAYFHHIQSAVKHLFDEFGYKPSDFRYAVFHQPNPRFPVEVALRLGFSFEQIKPGLLNPYMGNPYAANSLVGLALILEEAEPNDLLLVCSFGSGAGSDALSIRVLDGIVDKVGKGQNRVKDLLKSAVDLDYATYSKFRGKILI
- a CDS encoding RNA polymerase Rbp10, encoding MEQTKSQFGGVVYECVRCGTKVTAEELASLPEIKCICGYRVLKKARPPVVKQLKAL
- a CDS encoding polyprenol monophosphomannose synthase; amino-acid sequence: MASLSVILPTYNERENLPELIAQIRRLPIEVECIIVDDSSPDGTGELADRLASTDPLIKVIHRPRKAGLASAVYAGLSEASAPYVAVMDADLQHPPHLLTQMLRALEEGYDVVVASRYVRGGGVASWSLLRHIISRVATLLAHLAIPRSRVVKDPMSGYFALKREILESVKIDSSIGYKLLLTILVKGRYSKIKEVPMVFRRRFRGESKLSEKEILAYLKLLLNLLRQR
- a CDS encoding DegT/DnrJ/EryC1/StrS family aminotransferase, yielding MIPINRPILGKEEEEAVLNTLRSGELTNPTYLGGRNVASAEKALAEYLQVKHVVLVNSGTAALHSALLALGVGDGDEVLLPSFTFVATANAALAVGAKPVFVDISLEDYCIDPEDLRRKITHRCKAIIPVHLYGYPADMDRVLEVAREHSLFVVEDAAQSLGATYRSKQTGTLGDIGCFSFYPSKVITCGEGGAVVTNSDELAEKLRMIRNHGLSAEGLVTRMGLNLRMSEVSAAILSAQLKKLNYFLEKRRRNAYALSKMLDGVDAVLPSEREGRASNWYLYTIRVKSRNRVLQYLRNHGVGATVYYETPIHLYPYYRDLFGDVKLPKTEQAAAEVVSLPVHPAVSEAELEQIASSVKSALPK
- a CDS encoding tyrosine--tRNA ligase gives rise to the protein MDLEERINLVLKEPTQEVVTKSELKHLLQTVEHPKHYIGLEISGPLHLGSLVVVGYKIRDFLKAGLRCLVFLADWHSYLNNKFSGDWGKIRAAARYYDEAFRFFCPGVETLLGTDLYKNTPDYWENYVRFCKQITLARNIRCLTIMGRTQKEKLDFGQYLYPPMQAVDIKAMDLDLVHAGMDQRKVHMLAREVFPKLGWKKPVAVHHTLLCSLSGPETKMSKSKPWTAIFIHDSEEQIREKLMKAWCPPKVASQNPVLDIARYIIFHESDVFEVDRPAKYGGKVTFSSYGELEAAYIKGELHPADLKLSVATALNKIIEPIRKHFEQKQELLEVFTEEQSR
- a CDS encoding DNA protection protein DPS (play a key role in DNA protection against oxidative stress by oxidizing Fe(II) to Fe(III); induced by iron depletion and hydrogen peroxide), which codes for MRSKCVSFCERDLKISKFQTTKNVGREMVEKAGVDVDLLITKLKRAAAAEFTTYYYYTILRMHCSGLEGEGIKEVVEDARLEDRLHFETLVPRIYELGGELYRDLKELHDDAACAAAYLPSDPSDLTEILKVLLEAERCAVRVYTEICDMTFGKDHRTYDISLAILHEEIEHEAWFQEILEGRPSGHFRRRKPGEGPYTQKFRHIE
- a CDS encoding Rieske (2Fe-2S) protein, yielding MCPWFIVAKVSEIKLNSMKEFEVVGCRILLVNALGKLYAIEASCPHRGYALKFGSLSGKVLRCGFHYAEFDVEDGRVLREPVDGKGTRGLKSYPVKVESENILVLLEEQK
- a CDS encoding undecaprenyl-diphosphate phosphatase, whose amino-acid sequence is MDALEALLLGFTQGVAEWLPISSSGHLTAAQILLGLEEPLLFDVALHTATILVILTYFKSDLLQMASAALKLDFRSEQGRLIPLILLGSVPVAVVGFLFYDYYLALCDLRVLGLCFIASGLFVASSKLRRDRSTAVSAKKALIIGLAQALALLPGFSRSGLTISVALLAGVKREEAFRFSFLLSIPAVLGAFLLTLTKSGFDAALTQPLLLGGATAALVGYLSLSILRRLLMKGFFHIFGFYTIALGLLLLLL